A window of the Oryza brachyantha chromosome 5, ObraRS2, whole genome shotgun sequence genome harbors these coding sequences:
- the LOC102709175 gene encoding formin-like protein 14 — protein sequence MAMAMAMPPPSSRRPLPDLMLLLLLLHLLLGGPCAVSSLSVSAPPHNHTSQPQLQPLQQLQPPPPLPSPPPPSAPRPPHHRHRTPPPPTPPPPPPPPTSTTPPPTPTPTPAAPPPPPPPTPKFPSSSATPTPTPDAYPFTNYPFFPNFAAPPPPAQQQQPSSGDGGLPTFPANISTLVHPTPRAPRRFPLLQALLLSLLSLCLLLLSALLSLHLFRRHRARPPSSASATHRRTHDDDDDGDGDEEGRRLKPPPMPTSSSNPSTEFLYLGTLAAPQQPPTTSHLRPGSPELRPLPPLPRVGPPSGEFASRSSASDPSTAPPAAAEASSSSLSPSSPSASSPTLGSSPVHLRPPSIPQPRGRAPNPSPPKRRPQPPEPMAAHAWNPFVPTPPQAPPSEEEDSPSEKSMRKSRPLHSDKLKPGSLHTKDEMIHLYLNNSTMAAAMPREVCLLGAPRCHGIGMLVGALGVSKEQVREALMEGNAHGLGVEALRMLMQMTVTNEEELKLKYFKDDPSIKLCPVEAFLKAMLDVPFAFKRMDAMLYIANFYLEVNQLRMSYATLEAACQELKSSRLFHKVLEAVLNFGNLMSINTGSPNSHAMEPNTLLKIVDVKGADGKAALLQYIVHEIVKPEGHNPLYKTNASTTMQYDVECRKHGVQVVSKLTAELSNTKKASSIDMMKLSRDVSELGVGLGKIHDVLRLNSMVTSADSARRFHNTMSMFLRQAEEEILKLQAQESICLSCVKEVTEYFFQGDSSGEEGQMVRVFGGVREFLAMLDRICKEAGDEMKKSSGYMGRDWNMAAPMGMTTP from the exons ATGGCGATGGCCATGGCGATGCCGCCACCGTCCTCACGTCGCCCCCTCCCAGACctcatgctgctgctgctgcttcttcatcttcttcttggcGGCCCATGCGCCGTTTCATCCCTCTCCGTCTCCGCTCCCCCCCACAACCACACCTCCCAGCCCCAGCTGCAGCCATTGCAGcagctccagcctcctcctcctctcccctctcccccgcCACCCTCCGCACCAAGGCCTCCTCACCACCGCCATCGCACCCCGCCACCCCccacccctccgccgccgccaccaccacccacctCAACCACGCCAcctcccacccccacccccactcccgccgctccacctccacctccacctcccacGCCCAagttcccctcctcctccgccacccccacccccacccccgaCGCCTACCCCTTCACCAACTACCCCTTCTTCCCCAActtcgccgccccgccgccccccgcgcagcagcagcagccatcctccggcgacggcggcttaCCCACATTCCCGGCCAACATCTCCACCCTCGTCCACCCCACGCCGCGCGCACCCCGCCGCTTCCCGCTCCTCCAGGCGCTGCTCCTCTCCTTACTCtccctctgcctcctcctcctctccgcgctcctctccctccacctcttccgccgccaccgcgcccgcccgccctcctccgcctccgccacgcACCGCCGCACccacgacgatgacgacgacggcgacggcgatgaggagggccgccgcctcaagccgccgccgatgcccacctcctcctccaaccCCAGCACGGAGTTCCTATACCTCGgcaccctcgccgcgccgcagcAGCCCCCGACCACCTCGCATCTCCGTCCGGGATCGCCAGAGCTCCGCCCTCTCCCGCCGCTCCCCCGCGTTGGCCCACCTTCCGGCGAGTTCGCCTCCCGCAGCTCCGCCTCCGACCCCAGCACcgcgccccccgccgccgcggaggcatcgtcgtcgtcgctctccccttcctcgccgtcggcctcctcccccacgCTCGGCTCCAGCCCGGTCCATCTCCGCCCGCCGTCGATCCCGCAGCCGCGTGGGCGAGCCCCCAATCCATCGCCCCCGAAGCGGAGGCCGCAGCCTCCGGAGCCAATGGCTGCGCACGCCTGGAACCCCTTCGTCCCCACGCCGCCTCAGGCACCTCcctcggaggaggaggactcgCCGTCGGAGAAGAGCATGCGCAAGTCGCGGCCTTTGCACTCGGATAAGCTCAAGCCCGGGTCTTTGCA CACGAAGGATGAGATGATCCACCTATACCTGAACAACTccaccatggcggcggcgatgccgaGGGAGGTGTGCCTACTGGGTGCTCCAAGGTGCCATGGCATCGGCATGCTGGTGGGAGCATTGGGTGTTTCCAAGGAGCAAGTGCGCGAAGCCCTCATGGAAG GTAATGCACATGGTTTGGGAGTTGAAGCTTTGCGAATGCTCATGCAGATGACCGTCACCAATGAGGAAGAGCTTAAGCTGAAATATTTTAAGGATGATCCGTCCATCAAACTTTGCCCTGTAGAAGCTTTTCTGAAGGCAATGCTGGATGTGCCATTTGCGTTCAAGAGAATGGATGCTATGCTCTATATTGCCAACTTTTATTTGGAGGTCAATCAGCTCAGGATGTCATATGCTACTCTTGAG GCAGCTTGCCAGGAGCTGAAAAGTAGCAGATTGTTCCACAAGGTCCTTGAGGCTGTCTTGAACTTTGGCAACTTGATGAGTATCAATACAGGATCTCCAAATTCGCATGCCATGGAGCCCAACACTCTTCTAAAGATCGTTGATGTGAAAGGAGCTGATGGCAAGGCTGCTCTCCTGCAATATATTGTCCatgaaattgtgaaaccagaaGGGCACAATCCGTTATACAAAACAAATGCGAGTACTACCATGCAGTATGATGTGGAGTGCAGAAAGCATGGTGTTCAGGTTGTGTCCAAACTCACGGCTGAGCTGAGCAATACCAAGAAAGCTTCATCCATTGATATGATGAAGCTCAGCAGAGATGTTTCAGAGCTTGGCGTAGGGCTCGGAAAGATCCATGACGTGTTGAGGCTAAACAGCATGGTCACCTCAGCTGACAGCGCGAGGAGGTTCCACAACACGATGAGCATGTTCCTGAggcaggcagaggaggagaTCCTAAAGCTTCAGGCCCAGGAGAGCATCTGCCTGTCTTGTGTGAAGGAGGTGACAGAGTACTTCTTCCAAGGTGATTCAAGCGGCGAGGAAGGGCAGATGGTGAGGGTTTTCGGCGGTGTGAGGGAGTTCCTAGCCATGCTGGACAGAATCTGTAAAGAAGCTGGGGATGAGATGAAGAAGAGCAGTGGTTACATGGGTAGAGACTGGAATATGGCTGCGCCAATGGGAATGACAACGCCTTGA